The proteins below are encoded in one region of bacterium:
- a CDS encoding thermonuclease family protein, translating into MKEPAYLYGAKLKRIIDGDTVDLMVDLGFRTLTYQRFRLKGINTPSIFGVSKDSSEYKQGQKAREYVMQRFKENDGECLVKSHRMEKYGRWIGEIWFRDSEKSLNQELFDHDLAEVM; encoded by the coding sequence ATGAAGGAACCAGCCTATCTTTATGGCGCTAAACTAAAGAGAATAATTGATGGAGACACCGTTGACCTGATGGTGGATCTTGGCTTTCGTACTTTGACCTATCAGCGTTTCCGGCTCAAAGGAATAAATACTCCCTCCATATTTGGCGTCAGCAAAGACTCATCCGAATATAAGCAAGGACAGAAAGCCAGGGAATACGTGATGCAGCGATTCAAAGAAAATGACGGGGAATGCCTGGTTAAGAGTCATCGAATGGAAAAATATGGCCGGTGGATAGGTGAGATTTGGTTCAGAGATTCAGAGAAATCGTTGAATCAAGAATTATTTGATCACGACCTGGCTGAGGTGATGTAG
- a CDS encoding type II toxin-antitoxin system RelE/ParE family toxin: protein MLILDFYDKGTEDIYNGIDSKEARKTLPVELRGVALRKFYFLDNAVNLEDLKIPPGNHLEALHHDRRGQHSIRINDRYRICFIWTEKGPRRVEIVDYH from the coding sequence GTGTTGATACTCGATTTCTATGATAAGGGAACGGAAGACATTTACAACGGTATCGATTCAAAAGAGGCGAGAAAAACTCTGCCCGTTGAATTGAGAGGGGTTGCCTTGCGCAAATTCTATTTTCTGGATAACGCCGTAAATCTTGAAGATTTAAAAATACCGCCCGGTAATCACCTGGAGGCTTTACACCATGATCGTCGGGGACAACATTCCATCCGGATTAACGACCGTTACCGGATTTGTTTCATCTGGACGGAAAAAGGACCACGACGAGTTGAAATCGTGGATTATCATTGA
- a CDS encoding HigA family addiction module antitoxin: protein MRMPTNRPPIHPGEILLEEFMKPYGMTQTELGRRIGVSRKHINEIVNGRKGISPEVALRLSRLFGTSPELWLNGQTAWDVWQAMHEENAWELEAIEPVVAAPP from the coding sequence ATGAGAATGCCCACCAACCGACCACCCATCCATCCAGGAGAAATTTTACTGGAAGAATTTATGAAACCGTATGGTATGACACAAACAGAACTAGGCCGAAGGATAGGTGTTTCCCGTAAACATATCAATGAGATCGTCAACGGCAGAAAAGGTATTAGTCCGGAGGTAGCTTTACGTCTCTCGCGGTTGTTTGGAACATCTCCTGAGCTCTGGTTAAATGGTCAAACAGCCTGGGATGTATGGCAGGCTATGCATGAAGAAAATGCCTGGGAATTAGAAGCCATTGAGCCTGTAGTGGCTGCGCCCCCTTGA